In the genome of Raphanus sativus cultivar WK10039 chromosome 4, ASM80110v3, whole genome shotgun sequence, one region contains:
- the LOC130512016 gene encoding uncharacterized protein LOC130512016, producing the protein MRCKRHTVDFTSNVGVCASCLHERLLSLAAYAAAEDNNNTRQSRKSDKPPPLLIFPRSVSPYVTSRKSDAGGGDIRRFLAAPQVDLGLFSCKDFEPNRCSKPRGVKASRLSNLFRASRSEDHGSNHKPVSVNYGSDCKPVSRLSCDGSESTSHFSWFSSFLSTGRSKKQPEDAISGHRRPQRVFCRGMSPARDEYEPTPSGSVEETPGRSRRTPAVKTSGRRRIATGMGFCLSPLVRARPHCPFRRKTRFPSEVVGSGVVLRE; encoded by the coding sequence ATGAGGTGTAAACGACACACCGTCGATTTCACCAGCAACGTCGGCGTCTGCGCTTCTTGTCTCCACGAACGTCTCCTCTCCCTCGCCGCTTACGCTGCCGctgaagacaacaacaacactcGTCAATCGCGTAAATCTGACAAACCACCTCCGCTTCTGATCTTCCCTCGCTCTGTTTCTCCTTACGTAACCAGCAGAAAATCCGACGCCGGAGGTGGGGATATTCGCCGGTTCCTCGCCGCGCCTCAGGTGGATCTCGGATTATTCTCATGCAAGGACTTCGAACCGAACCGATGCTCTAAACCGAGAGGAGTCAAAGCTTCGAGACTCTCTAATCTATTCAGAGCTAGTAGATCTGAAGATCACGGCTCCAATCATAAACCGGTTTCTGTAAATTACGGTTCGGATTGTAAACCGGTTTCTAGATTATCATGCGACGGTTCGGAGAGTACTTCTCATTTTTCGTGGTTCTCTTCCTTTCTCTCCACCGGTCGTTCCAAGAAGCAACCGGAAGACGCAATCTCCGGCCATCGTCGACCACAAAGAGTGTTCTGCCGCGGAATGTCGCCTGCGAGAGATGAATACGAGCCAACACCGTCGGGATCAGTCGAGGAAACGCCGGGGAGATCGAGAAGAACGCCGGCGGTGAAAACTTCGGGGAGGAGGAGGATCGCGACGGGGATGGGGTTCTGTTTGAGTCCGTTGGTGAGAGCTAGACCTCACTGTCCGTTTAGACGGAAAACCAGGTTTCCGTCGGAGGTTGTCGGAAGCGGCGTCGTTTTGCGCGAATAG
- the LOC108831697 gene encoding phragmoplastin DRP1E encodes MTTMESLIGLVNRIQRACTVLGDYGGGTGDNAFNSLWEALPTVAVVGGQSSGKSSVLESIVGRDFLPRGSGIVTRRPLVLQLHKTEEGTEEYAEFLHLPKKQFTDFALVRKEIQDETDRITGKSKQISPVPIHLSIFSPNVVNLTLVDLPGLTKVAVEGQPETIVEDIESMVRTYVDKPNCIILAISPANQDIATSDAIKLAKEVDPTGERTFGVLTKLDLMDKGTNALEVLEGRSYRLQHPWVGIVNRSQADINRNADMMLARRKEREYFDTSPDYGHLASKMGSEYLAKLLSKHLESVIRSRIPSILSLINKSIEELERELDKMGRPVAVDAGAQLYTILEMCRAFDKVFKEHLDGGRPGGDRIYGVFDNQLPAALKKLPFDRHLSLQSVKRIVSEADGYQPHLIAPEQGYRRLIEGALGYFRGPAEASVDAVHFVLKELVRKSIAETQELKRFPSLQVELAAAAYTSLEKFREESKKSVIRLVEMESAYLTAEFFRKLPQEMERPVITNSKNQTAASPSPATQDQYGDGHFRRIASNVSAYVSMVSDTLRNTIPKACVYCQVRQAKLALLNYFYSQISKREGKQLGELLDEDPALMGRRLECAQRLELYKKARDEIDAVAWVR; translated from the exons ATGACGACTATGGAGAGTTTAATTGGATTGGTTAATAGAATTCAAAGAGCATGCACCGTGCTCGGTGATTACGGTGGTGGAACTGGTGACAACGCGTTCAATTCTCTATGGGAAGCTCTCCCTACCGTCGCCGTCGTCGGTGGCCAG AGTTCTGGAAAATCTTCGGTTCTTGAGAGTATAGTTGGTAGAGACTTTCTTCCTAGAGGATCCG GTATCGTTACGAGGCGTCCTTTGGTGTTGCAGCTGCACAAGACGGAGGAAGGAACAGAGGAGTATGCAGAGTTCCTCCATCTTCCCAAGAAGCAATTCACAGACTTCg CTTTGGTTCGGAAGGAGATTCAAGATGAGACTGATAGAATCACAGGGAAGAGCAAACAGATATCTCCAGTTCCTATTCACCTCAGTATCTTCTCTCCAAATG TTGTGAATCTGACCCTCGTTGACTTACCTGGTTTAACTAAAGTTGCTGTTG AGGGACAGCCAGAAACCATCGTTGAAGACATTGAGTCCATGGTTCGCACATACGTTGATAAG CCTAATTGTATTATACTAGCTATATCTCCGGCCAACCAGGACATAGCTACTTCTGATGCAATCAAACTTGCAAAAGAAGTTGATCCAACAGGTGAGAGAACATTTGGTGTTCTTACCAAGTTAGACCTGATGGACAAAGGAACTAATGCATTAGAA GTTCTTGAGGGGAGATCATACAGGCTGCAACACCCTTGGGTTGGGATAGTGAACCGTTCACAAGCAGATATCAATAGGAACGCTGACATGATGCTTGCAAGAAGAAAAGAGCGTGAATACTTTGACACAAGCCCCGACTATGGTCACTTAGCCAGCAAAATGGGTTCTGAATATCTTGCAAAGCTTCTCTCTAAG CACTTGGAGTCTGTTATCAGGTCACGCATACCAAGTATCTTATCCTTAATAAACAAAAGCATCGAGGAGCTTGAAAGAGAGTTAGACAAAATGGGTAGGCCTGTTGCTGTTGATGCTGGG GCTCAACTCTACACTATACTAGAGATGTGCCGTGCATTTGATAAAGTATTCAAGGAACATCTGGATGGAGG GCGTCCTGGAGGTGACCGTATCTATGGAGTCTTTGACAACCAGCTTCCAGCTGCTCTTAAGAAGCTTCCTTTTGATCGCCATCTTTCTCTGCAAAGTGTGAAGAGAATCGTCTCTGAAGCAGATGGTTATCAGCCTCACTTGATTGCACCTGAACAGGGCTATCGCCGTCTTATTGAAGGGGCGCTTGGTTACTTTAGAGGTCCAGCTGAAGCTTCTGTGGATGCT GTTCACTTTGTCTTGAAAGAGCTTGTGAGGAAGTCAATAGCAGAAACTCAG GAGCTAAAGCGTTTCCCTTCACTGCAAGTGGAGCTAGCTGCAGCAGCCTACACCTCCTTGGAGAAGTTCAGGGAAGAAAGCAAGAAGTCGGTTATTCGACTTGTTGAGATGGAGTCTGCTTATCTAACAGCCGAGTTCTTCAGGAAACTTCCTCAAGAGATGGAAAGACCAGTGATCACCAACAGCAAGAACCAAACCGCTGCTTCTCCTTCACCCGCAACGCAAGACCAATACGGAGATGGACATTTCAGAAGGATAGCATCGAATGTATCCGCTTATGTCAGCATGGTTTCGGACACACTTCGAAACACCATTCCAAAAGCTTGTGTTTACTGCCAGGTTAGACAAGCCAAGCTCGCGTTGCTTAATTACTTCTACAGTCAGATCAGCAAGAGAGAg GGGAAACAGTTGGGAGAGTTACTAGATGAAGATCCGGCATTGATGGGGAGGAGACTAGAGTGTGCGCAGAGGCTTGAGTTATATAAGAAAGCGAGAGATGAGATCGATGCAGTTGCTTGGGTGCGATGA
- the LOC108843548 gene encoding probable polyamine transporter At1g31830 isoform X2, giving the protein MSHHNNNNNNNNEVPYTSVVDDETPSPKATDKIRKVSMLPLIFLIFYEVSGGPFGVEDSVNAAGPLLALLGFIIFPFVWSIPEALITAEMGTMFPENGGYVVWVSSALGPFWGFQQGWMKWLSGVIDNALYPVLFLDYLKSGVPALGSGLPRVAAILVLTLMLTYLNYRGLTIVGWAAVLMGVFSILPFAVMGLISIPQLEPSRWLVMDLGNVNWNLYLNTLFWNLNYWDSISTLAGEVENPNQTLPKALYYGVILVALSYIFPLLSGTGAIPLERELWTDGYFSDVAKALGGAWLRWWVQAAAATSNMGMFLAEMSSDSFQLLGMAERGMLPDFFAKRSRYGTPLLGILFSASGVVLLSWLSFQEIVAAENLLYCVGMILEFIAFVRMRMKHPAASRPYKIPIGTVGSILMCVPPTLLICAVVALSSLKVAAVSFVMLIIGFVMHPCLNHMDRKRWLKFSISSDLPDLQQETRECQETLIR; this is encoded by the coding sequence ATGAGccaccacaacaacaacaacaacaacaacaatgagGTTCCTTACACAAGCGTTGTTGATGATGAGACTCCATCTCCCAAAGCGACCGACAAGATTAGGAAAGTGTCAATGTTACCACTCATTTTCCTCATATTCTACGAAGTCTCAGGTGGTCCTTTCGGTGTGGAGGACAGTGTGAATGCAGCTGGACCCTTGTTAGCTCTTCTAGGCTTTATCATCTTCCCTTTCGTTTGGAGTATCCCCGAGGCGTTGATCACCGCTGAGATGGGCACAATGTTCCCTGAGAACGGCGGTTACGTCGTCTGGGTCTCCTCTGCTTTGGGACCGTTCTGGGGGTTTCAGCAAGGTTGGATGAAGTGGCTAAGTGGTGTTATCGATAACGCCTTGTATCCTGTTCTGTTTCTTGATTATTTGAAGTCAGGAGTCCCGGCTTTAGGTAGCGGTTTACCGAGAGTTGCAGCCATCTTGGTGTTGACTCTTATGCTTACTTACTTGAACTACAGGGGTTTGACTATAGTTGGCTGGGCTGCTGTGCTTATGGGTGTGTTTTCTATCCTTCCTTTTGCCGTCATGGGTTTGATTTCGATTCCGCAGCTTGAGCCTTCGAGGTGGCTTGTGATGGACTTAGGGAACGTGAACTGGAACTTGTATCTAAACACGCTCTTCTGGAACCTAAACTACTGGGATTCGATCAGTACGCTAGCTGGTGAAGTGGAGAACCCGAACCAGACGCTTCCAAAGGCTTTGTACTACGGTGTGATCCTAGTCGCACTTTCTTACATCTTCCCTCTTTTGTCTGGAACCGGGGCGATTCCGTTAGAGCGTGAGTTATGGACGGATGGGTATTTCTCTGATGTGGCTAAAGCCTTAGGTGGAGCGTGGTTGAGATGGTGGGTTCAAGCGGCTGCTGCCACGTCAAACATGGGAATGTTTTTAGCCGAGATGAGTAGTGACTCTTTCCAGCTTCTCGGAATGGCTGAGCGCGGTATGCTTCCTGACTTCTTTGCCAAGAGGTCACGTTACGGGACACCGTTGCTAGGGATTCTCTTCTCAGCTTCAGGTGTTGTGCTCTTGTCTTGGCTAAGCTTTCAAGAGATCGTAGCTGCCGAGAACTTGCTCTACTGCGTTGGTATGATCTTGGAGTTTATAGCGTTTGTTAGAATGAGGATGAAACACCCGGCTGCGTCGAGACCATACAAGATACCTATCGGAACCGTTGGTTCCATCCTCATGTGTGTTCCTCCAACCTTACTCATCTGTGCGGTTGTAGCACTCTCGTCTCTTAAAGTAGCTGCAGTGAGCTTTGTAATGCTGATCATTGGGTTTGTGATGCATCCTTGTCTAAACCATATGGATCGAAAGAGATGGCTCAAGTTCTCCATCAGTTCTGACTTACCAGATCTTCAGCAAGAGACTCGGGAATGCCAAGAAACTCTGATACGTTAG
- the LOC108843548 gene encoding probable polyamine transporter At1g31830 isoform X1, which translates to MTLLQKRRIITVNRSASIEMSHHNNNNNNNNEVPYTSVVDDETPSPKATDKIRKVSMLPLIFLIFYEVSGGPFGVEDSVNAAGPLLALLGFIIFPFVWSIPEALITAEMGTMFPENGGYVVWVSSALGPFWGFQQGWMKWLSGVIDNALYPVLFLDYLKSGVPALGSGLPRVAAILVLTLMLTYLNYRGLTIVGWAAVLMGVFSILPFAVMGLISIPQLEPSRWLVMDLGNVNWNLYLNTLFWNLNYWDSISTLAGEVENPNQTLPKALYYGVILVALSYIFPLLSGTGAIPLERELWTDGYFSDVAKALGGAWLRWWVQAAAATSNMGMFLAEMSSDSFQLLGMAERGMLPDFFAKRSRYGTPLLGILFSASGVVLLSWLSFQEIVAAENLLYCVGMILEFIAFVRMRMKHPAASRPYKIPIGTVGSILMCVPPTLLICAVVALSSLKVAAVSFVMLIIGFVMHPCLNHMDRKRWLKFSISSDLPDLQQETRECQETLIR; encoded by the coding sequence ATGACGTTATTGCAGAAGCGGAGAATCATCACAGTGAATCGATCAGCTTCTATTGAGATGAGccaccacaacaacaacaacaacaacaacaatgagGTTCCTTACACAAGCGTTGTTGATGATGAGACTCCATCTCCCAAAGCGACCGACAAGATTAGGAAAGTGTCAATGTTACCACTCATTTTCCTCATATTCTACGAAGTCTCAGGTGGTCCTTTCGGTGTGGAGGACAGTGTGAATGCAGCTGGACCCTTGTTAGCTCTTCTAGGCTTTATCATCTTCCCTTTCGTTTGGAGTATCCCCGAGGCGTTGATCACCGCTGAGATGGGCACAATGTTCCCTGAGAACGGCGGTTACGTCGTCTGGGTCTCCTCTGCTTTGGGACCGTTCTGGGGGTTTCAGCAAGGTTGGATGAAGTGGCTAAGTGGTGTTATCGATAACGCCTTGTATCCTGTTCTGTTTCTTGATTATTTGAAGTCAGGAGTCCCGGCTTTAGGTAGCGGTTTACCGAGAGTTGCAGCCATCTTGGTGTTGACTCTTATGCTTACTTACTTGAACTACAGGGGTTTGACTATAGTTGGCTGGGCTGCTGTGCTTATGGGTGTGTTTTCTATCCTTCCTTTTGCCGTCATGGGTTTGATTTCGATTCCGCAGCTTGAGCCTTCGAGGTGGCTTGTGATGGACTTAGGGAACGTGAACTGGAACTTGTATCTAAACACGCTCTTCTGGAACCTAAACTACTGGGATTCGATCAGTACGCTAGCTGGTGAAGTGGAGAACCCGAACCAGACGCTTCCAAAGGCTTTGTACTACGGTGTGATCCTAGTCGCACTTTCTTACATCTTCCCTCTTTTGTCTGGAACCGGGGCGATTCCGTTAGAGCGTGAGTTATGGACGGATGGGTATTTCTCTGATGTGGCTAAAGCCTTAGGTGGAGCGTGGTTGAGATGGTGGGTTCAAGCGGCTGCTGCCACGTCAAACATGGGAATGTTTTTAGCCGAGATGAGTAGTGACTCTTTCCAGCTTCTCGGAATGGCTGAGCGCGGTATGCTTCCTGACTTCTTTGCCAAGAGGTCACGTTACGGGACACCGTTGCTAGGGATTCTCTTCTCAGCTTCAGGTGTTGTGCTCTTGTCTTGGCTAAGCTTTCAAGAGATCGTAGCTGCCGAGAACTTGCTCTACTGCGTTGGTATGATCTTGGAGTTTATAGCGTTTGTTAGAATGAGGATGAAACACCCGGCTGCGTCGAGACCATACAAGATACCTATCGGAACCGTTGGTTCCATCCTCATGTGTGTTCCTCCAACCTTACTCATCTGTGCGGTTGTAGCACTCTCGTCTCTTAAAGTAGCTGCAGTGAGCTTTGTAATGCTGATCATTGGGTTTGTGATGCATCCTTGTCTAAACCATATGGATCGAAAGAGATGGCTCAAGTTCTCCATCAGTTCTGACTTACCAGATCTTCAGCAAGAGACTCGGGAATGCCAAGAAACTCTGATACGTTAG